The Armatimonadota bacterium nucleotide sequence TTCGCCGCCTACCTGGGCGTGCCGTACGCGGTCGCCACCTCCTCGGGGACCGCCGCCCTCCAGGTGGCCCTTCAGGCGCTGGGCATCGGCCGGGGGGACCGTGTCGTCACCACGCCCTTCAGCTTCGCCGCCACCAGCCACGCCGTGCTGCACGTGGGGGCCGAGCCCGTCTTCGCCGACGTCGACCCGCGCACGTACAACCTCGACCCGGATGCGGTCGAGGCCGTGGTCCGGCGCGGCGGCATCCGCGCCCTCCTGGTGGTCCACCTCTACGGGCTGCCGGCGGACATGGACGCGCTGGGCGCGCTGGCGGAGCGCCACCGTCTCCTCCTCATCGAGGACTGCGCCCAGGCGCACGGCGCCGCCTGGCGCGGCCGGAAGGTCGGCACCTTCGGGCACGCGGCGATCTTCAGCTTCTACCCGACGAAGAATATGACCACGGGCGAGGGGGGCATGGTGGTCACGGCCGACCCGGAGGTGGCCCGCGTGGCCCGCCTGCTGGTCGACCCGCGGGGCGACGCCGAGTACCGCTACGACATCGTCGGCTACAACTTCCGCATGACGGACATCGCCGCCGCCATGGGGCTGCCGCAGCTGGCCCGCCTGGAGC carries:
- a CDS encoding DegT/DnrJ/EryC1/StrS family aminotransferase — its product is MRMAVTIPLARPLIGHEERERILQVLDSGILVADRVVREFEEAFAAYLGVPYAVATSSGTAALQVALQALGIGRGDRVVTTPFSFAATSHAVLHVGAEPVFADVDPRTYNLDPDAVEAVVRRGGIRALLVVHLYGLPADMDALGALAERHRLLLIEDCAQAHGAAWRGRKVGTFGHAAIFSFYPTKNMTTGEGGMVVTADPEVARVARLLVDPRGDAEYRYDIVGYNFRMTDIAAAMGLPQLARLERHNAVRRANAAVLTEAFRDLAWLRPPAEPPGAHHVYNQYTVRVEGRDAFARYLAREGIGHKVFYPVLIPHTPAYRRLGFDGHFPVAERLTREVLSLPVHPGLAPQDLRRIVDVVSAYRPT